A section of the Pleurocapsa minor HA4230-MV1 genome encodes:
- the ftsH gene encoding ATP-dependent zinc metalloprotease FtsH, which yields MFQQQNPHKTPKLSQWKLTLIVSGIGLILFSLFLTSTSSPKSQSYSKFINLVESDRVEQVTISPDRLKYTLKSEGFADNSEQAFTTVPVTQDTELPKILRQHQVEFSATPSNSGSGFWGFLQLLFFLFLLVNLGGLLFSRSQQGTASPFAVGRSNARIYSEGSLDVTFDDVAGVDEAKTELYEIVDFLQNKTKYALLGAKIPKGVLLVGPPGTGKTLLAKAIAGEAQVPFFSISGSEFIEMFVGVGASRVRDLFDRAKKQAPAIVFIDELDALGKSRASGGAFMGGNDEREQTLNQLLAEMDGFEPNTGVILLAATNRPEVLDPALLRPGRFDRQILVDRPDKSGRLAILEVHARNVSLAEDVDLDKLAARTPGFAGADLANLINESALLAARNNRSAVTMADFNEAIERILTGLEKRSRVLNETEKKTVAYHEVGHAIVGSLMPGTDRVEKISIVPRGIGALGYTLQLPEEDRFLAIEDEIRGRIATLLGGRAAEELIFGKVSTGASDDIQKATELAERYVTLYGMSDRLGPIAFEKVQQQYLEGMTNPRRQVSQKVAEEIDLEVKAVIDGAHQTAKTTLLENRGLLTALAQILLKQEILAGEQLRSHLGQAQRNERVDRWLQTGKLTQNNLLAPALSK from the coding sequence ATGTTCCAACAGCAAAATCCCCATAAAACACCAAAATTGAGTCAATGGAAATTGACTTTAATTGTGAGCGGGATCGGCTTGATTTTATTTAGTTTATTCCTAACTTCAACATCATCCCCAAAGTCCCAATCTTACAGTAAGTTTATCAACTTGGTAGAGAGCGATCGCGTCGAGCAGGTAACTATTAGCCCCGATCGTCTTAAATATACTCTCAAATCAGAGGGATTTGCCGACAACTCAGAGCAGGCTTTTACTACAGTCCCAGTGACTCAAGATACAGAGTTACCGAAAATTTTGCGTCAACATCAAGTAGAATTTTCCGCAACACCTTCTAATAGTGGTAGTGGGTTTTGGGGTTTTCTCCAACTATTATTTTTCCTCTTTTTATTGGTCAATTTGGGCGGTTTGTTATTCAGTCGCAGTCAACAAGGTACAGCGAGTCCTTTTGCTGTTGGTCGTAGCAACGCTCGTATTTACTCCGAAGGAAGTCTGGATGTTACCTTTGATGATGTAGCAGGAGTCGATGAAGCTAAAACAGAACTTTATGAAATTGTTGATTTTTTGCAAAACAAAACCAAATACGCTCTTCTAGGAGCAAAAATACCTAAAGGTGTGTTGTTAGTAGGACCTCCTGGTACGGGTAAAACTTTATTGGCAAAAGCGATCGCTGGAGAAGCTCAAGTTCCTTTCTTCAGTATCTCTGGCTCGGAGTTTATCGAAATGTTTGTTGGAGTAGGTGCATCGCGAGTGCGAGATTTATTCGATCGCGCTAAAAAACAAGCTCCTGCCATTGTCTTTATCGACGAACTAGATGCCTTGGGTAAGTCTCGCGCCTCTGGTGGAGCTTTTATGGGCGGTAACGACGAACGAGAACAGACACTCAATCAACTACTGGCAGAAATGGACGGGTTTGAACCCAACACAGGAGTAATTTTACTGGCTGCTACTAACCGTCCCGAAGTTCTCGATCCAGCCTTGTTACGTCCTGGTCGTTTTGACCGTCAGATTTTGGTAGATCGCCCCGATAAGTCGGGAAGACTGGCAATATTAGAAGTTCACGCTCGAAATGTTAGTTTGGCTGAAGACGTAGATTTAGATAAACTCGCTGCCCGTACCCCTGGTTTTGCTGGGGCAGATTTGGCAAACTTAATCAATGAATCTGCGCTACTTGCTGCTCGAAATAATCGCTCTGCGGTAACTATGGCAGATTTTAATGAAGCTATTGAAAGAATTTTGACAGGATTAGAGAAAAGATCGCGGGTACTCAATGAAACTGAGAAGAAAACCGTAGCCTATCACGAAGTCGGTCATGCGATTGTGGGTTCGTTGATGCCTGGAACTGATAGAGTCGAAAAGATCTCGATTGTTCCTCGTGGTATTGGCGCATTGGGCTATACCTTACAGTTACCAGAAGAAGATCGTTTCTTGGCGATCGAAGACGAAATTCGCGGTCGTATTGCCACTTTATTAGGAGGACGTGCTGCTGAAGAATTAATCTTTGGCAAAGTATCTACGGGAGCTAGCGACGATATTCAAAAAGCTACTGAGCTTGCTGAAAGATACGTAACTCTCTATGGCATGAGCGATCGCTTGGGCCCCATCGCTTTTGAAAAGGTACAGCAGCAGTATCTTGAGGGTATGACTAATCCTCGCCGTCAAGTCAGCCAAAAAGTTGCCGAAGAAATCGATCTAGAAGTCAAAGCCGTAATTGATGGCGCACATCAGACTGCTAAGACTACTCTTTTAGAAAATCGCGGACTATTAACAGCATTAGCTCAAATTCTCTTAAAACAAGAAATTTTAGCAGGAGAACAACTGCGATCGCATCTGGGTCAAGCTCAAAGAAATGAACGGGTAGATCGATGGTTGCAAACAGGAAAGTTAACTCAAAATAATTTACTTGCTCCTGCTTTATCTAAATAA
- a CDS encoding alpha/beta hydrolase: MSVFCLIHGSTQNSECWNLLIPELEKLNHQAVKIDLPSARQNAGGMMYAEIIARQLETIEESIILVGHSFSGIFLPLVARLRPVLHMVYLASFIPKVETSIAEQLFDESQDMFDPDWAEAWTSLIGAGKCPVEDYELALHFLFHDCTPEVAEWGFSTRQLTNAEAAINEVFPLTNYPNNISHSYIVCDRDRTINPSWSRRAAHELLGVKAIELASGHCPYLSVPKQLASILDAVSNANQPKN; this comes from the coding sequence ATGAGCGTATTTTGCTTAATACATGGTTCAACCCAAAATTCCGAGTGCTGGAATTTATTAATTCCTGAGTTAGAAAAACTAAATCACCAAGCAGTTAAAATAGACTTGCCGAGCGCTCGGCAAAATGCTGGTGGAATGATGTATGCAGAGATAATCGCCAGACAACTGGAAACAATAGAAGAAAGCATAATTCTAGTCGGACACTCATTTAGCGGCATCTTTCTGCCTTTAGTTGCCAGGTTACGACCAGTTCTGCATATGGTTTATCTTGCTTCCTTTATTCCCAAAGTAGAAACGAGTATTGCCGAGCAGCTATTCGATGAAAGCCAAGATATGTTCGATCCAGACTGGGCAGAAGCTTGGACATCATTAATAGGAGCGGGAAAATGTCCAGTCGAGGATTATGAGTTAGCCTTGCACTTTCTGTTTCATGACTGTACACCAGAAGTTGCTGAGTGGGGATTTAGTACCAGACAACTGACGAATGCTGAGGCAGCTATCAACGAAGTGTTTCCGCTAACAAATTATCCTAATAATATATCTCACTCTTATATAGTTTGCGATCGCGATCGAACGATAAATCCGAGCTGGTCTCGAAGAGCAGCACATGAGCTTCTTGGGGTCAAAGCAATTGAATTAGCAAGCGGACATTGCCCATATCTGTCCGTGCCTAAACAATTAGCTTCTATTTTAGACGCAGTGTCAAATGCAAATCAGCCCAAGAACTAA
- a CDS encoding Hsp20/alpha crystallin family protein has translation MSEQNQTWCPNIEFNETDEELILKAELPGVKIEDLIINARIRFVSILGICNPDKSTDEKELIPSQLNYGQIKCHTRLPVAIQTEKTRAEFIDGVLTITMPKLGVASAVNF, from the coding sequence ATGAGCGAACAAAATCAAACTTGGTGTCCAAACATCGAATTCAATGAAACCGATGAAGAGTTAATTCTTAAGGCAGAACTTCCAGGAGTTAAAATCGAAGATCTAATTATTAATGCCCGAATTAGATTTGTTTCGATTTTGGGAATTTGCAACCCAGATAAGTCTACAGACGAAAAAGAACTAATTCCTTCTCAATTGAATTACGGGCAGATTAAATGTCATACTCGTTTACCTGTAGCAATTCAAACCGAAAAAACTAGAGCCGAATTTATTGATGGGGTGCTAACTATAACCATGCCCAAGCTAGGGGTAGCAAGTGCAGTTAACTTCTAA
- a CDS encoding response regulator produces MRLLLVDDDEVLLDALSNHLIAQRYAVDIASDGEEAWEYITLFNYDLVVLDVMLPKIDGISLCKKLRDRDYSVPVLMLTARDHSTDIVKGFDAGADDYLVKPFNFDELTVRIRVLLPREGQASSSTLKWGNLGLNLNSLEAFYNEKPLNLTAKEYALLELFLRNHNRVFSLEGVIENLWTFEDPPTEGAVRTHIKTLRQKLKEAGAAKDLIETVYGIGYRLKPLPDKAESQTDSVANTAVESADPAEIANLWLQHKEAMFDRLVVLENVAIALKTNNFNQELKREAILAAHKLAGSLGSLGFYNGSKLARELEAFLDAETFPQPDQIEPFSRSLNDLRDKFNSYNPGSNLVLDSFPLLLIVDNDRDFTEQLATQAAAHNLRTAIAITASEAPEIIQRDRPAIVLLRIFQIRTKTDRDSPIDSLDLLAQLHQQKPLLPIVVIVSETALFNTDKNFTERLKIMRGKKHTLLVQPVTSTQAMNAVSQLLRRSGAETKITIVDDDSLFIEAMRTSLKPWGFEITTLNDPHQFWQVLQATSPDLVILDIEMPDVNGIELCRMLRSDPNWSHLPVLFLTVHQDLQTQEQAFYIGADDYISKPVTGTQLATRILNRLSRIRTIQSKTPNP; encoded by the coding sequence ATGAGACTTTTATTGGTAGACGATGATGAAGTGTTGCTAGATGCACTATCTAACCATCTCATCGCTCAAAGATATGCGGTAGATATTGCTTCTGATGGTGAGGAAGCATGGGAATATATTACGCTTTTTAACTACGATTTGGTGGTTTTAGATGTGATGTTGCCCAAAATTGATGGCATTAGTCTGTGTAAAAAACTTCGCGATCGCGATTATAGTGTGCCAGTTCTAATGTTAACTGCTCGCGATCACAGCACCGATATTGTCAAGGGTTTTGATGCGGGGGCTGATGATTATCTAGTTAAGCCATTTAATTTTGATGAGCTTACGGTGCGAATTCGTGTCCTACTACCACGAGAAGGTCAAGCTTCATCATCTACATTAAAGTGGGGTAATCTGGGTCTCAATCTTAATAGCTTAGAAGCATTTTATAATGAGAAACCGTTAAATTTAACAGCAAAAGAGTATGCTTTGTTAGAGCTATTTTTACGCAACCACAATCGTGTTTTTAGCCTTGAGGGAGTTATTGAAAATCTCTGGACTTTTGAAGATCCGCCGACTGAAGGAGCAGTTAGGACACATATTAAAACACTACGTCAAAAGTTGAAAGAGGCAGGTGCAGCCAAAGATTTGATTGAGACGGTTTACGGCATAGGCTACCGTCTTAAGCCACTACCAGATAAAGCAGAATCACAAACTGACTCTGTAGCTAATACCGCAGTCGAATCTGCCGATCCAGCAGAAATTGCTAATCTTTGGCTGCAACACAAAGAAGCAATGTTCGATCGCTTAGTAGTTTTAGAGAATGTAGCGATCGCCTTAAAAACAAATAATTTCAACCAAGAATTAAAACGGGAAGCGATCTTAGCAGCCCACAAATTAGCGGGTTCTCTAGGAAGTCTGGGCTTTTATAATGGCTCGAAGCTAGCACGAGAACTAGAAGCCTTTCTCGATGCTGAAACTTTTCCTCAGCCAGACCAAATCGAGCCTTTTAGTAGATCGCTTAACGACTTGAGAGATAAATTTAACAGTTACAATCCTGGATCTAATTTAGTTTTAGACAGTTTTCCCTTATTGTTAATTGTTGATAACGATCGCGATTTTACTGAGCAATTAGCAACCCAAGCAGCAGCGCATAATCTGCGAACGGCGATCGCGATAACTGCATCAGAAGCACCAGAAATAATTCAGCGAGATCGCCCTGCGATTGTTTTGCTCAGGATATTTCAGATTAGAACCAAAACGGATCGAGATAGTCCGATAGATAGTTTAGATTTACTAGCACAACTACACCAGCAAAAGCCCTTACTACCTATTGTGGTAATTGTCTCAGAAACAGCCTTATTTAACACCGATAAAAATTTTACCGAGCGTCTTAAAATTATGCGCGGTAAAAAACATACTTTATTGGTGCAGCCCGTAACTTCAACTCAGGCAATGAATGCTGTATCTCAACTGCTGCGACGTTCTGGGGCTGAAACTAAGATAACTATTGTCGATGATGATTCCTTATTCATAGAGGCAATGCGGACAAGTCTCAAACCTTGGGGATTTGAAATTACCACCCTTAATGACCCTCATCAGTTTTGGCAAGTTCTTCAAGCTACTTCACCCGACCTAGTGATATTAGATATAGAAATGCCAGATGTTAATGGCATTGAATTATGTCGTATGCTACGAAGTGACCCAAACTGGAGTCATTTACCCGTTCTGTTTCTCACCGTTCATCAAGACTTACAAACTCAGGAGCAAGCATTTTATATCGGTGCGGACGATTACATCAGCAAACCAGTTACGGGAACACAATTAGCTACTCGCATCCTCAATCGCCTATCGCGAATCCGCACAATTCAAAGCAAAACACCTAACCCCTAA
- a CDS encoding NADP-dependent oxidoreductase has product MSQITSREIQLASRPKGIPTTDNFTFTQTELEPLQDGQVLVRNLYMSVDPYMRSRMNDSKSYVPPYELGKPLEGGAVGEVIESRTREFKPGDIVTSNFGWREYFIATPKALHPVSSEIQPLSVYLGALGMTGMTAWVGLNLVEVKAGDVIFISGAAGAVGSVAGQLAKLRGCRVIGAAGSTEKVKFLMEECGFDVAFNYKASPILEQLNLAAPDGIDVYFDNVGGEMLEAALSALRVHGRIIACGGISGYNQEKPQPGPSNLLNMATKRLTMKGLIVRDSLNLQGEFEREVGSYFRAGKLKNKETVVTGLDQAVGAFIGLFEGKNVGKMVVKLD; this is encoded by the coding sequence ATGTCTCAGATCACCAGCCGCGAGATTCAGTTAGCCTCCCGCCCGAAAGGGATTCCAACCACAGATAACTTTACTTTCACACAGACGGAACTAGAGCCACTTCAAGATGGACAGGTACTCGTTCGCAACCTCTATATGTCGGTAGATCCATATATGCGCAGTCGCATGAACGATAGTAAATCCTATGTTCCACCCTATGAGTTAGGTAAACCTCTTGAAGGCGGCGCAGTCGGCGAGGTGATCGAGTCCCGCACTAGAGAATTCAAGCCAGGAGATATCGTCACTTCCAACTTTGGCTGGCGGGAATACTTCATAGCTACGCCGAAAGCTTTGCATCCAGTCAGTAGCGAGATTCAACCGCTATCGGTTTACTTAGGCGCGCTCGGCATGACGGGCATGACTGCCTGGGTTGGGTTGAATTTGGTTGAGGTTAAAGCTGGCGACGTGATTTTTATTTCGGGAGCTGCTGGCGCGGTGGGAAGTGTGGCTGGACAACTAGCGAAATTACGCGGGTGCCGTGTTATCGGGGCTGCTGGTTCAACAGAAAAGGTTAAGTTTCTCATGGAAGAATGCGGATTTGATGTCGCTTTTAATTACAAGGCTAGCCCGATTCTCGAACAATTGAACTTGGCCGCGCCAGATGGGATTGATGTCTATTTTGATAATGTCGGCGGTGAAATGCTCGAAGCGGCTCTTTCAGCGTTACGTGTACATGGCCGAATCATCGCTTGTGGTGGTATCTCAGGTTACAACCAGGAAAAGCCGCAGCCTGGTCCTTCCAATCTCTTGAATATGGCTACTAAACGATTGACGATGAAAGGGTTGATTGTTAGAGATTCACTAAATCTTCAGGGTGAATTTGAACGGGAAGTGGGGAGCTATTTCCGAGCTGGCAAACTGAAGAATAAAGAAACGGTGGTGACGGGACTTGACCAAGCGGTGGGCGCGTTTATCGGCCTTTTCGAGGGAAAAAATGTTGGCAAGATGGTAGTGAAGTTGGACTAG
- a CDS encoding universal stress protein: MFKKILVAIDRSITSREVFEIAISLAKTTGASLMLLHVLSNEERQNPTLFVYSSIRYNVISEVLLKAYEEQWQKFEEEGLEFLRSLVKEATTAGVDAEFTQFWGNPGQDICDLAQAWSADLILVGSRGLSGIKEMFLGSVSNYVTHHAPCSVFIVHKTGNTSSSLSINSDSQSFQDKQRELTTSTSEKSTFRKREFVAKSISQLEKKIPIFSKI; encoded by the coding sequence ATGTTTAAGAAAATTTTAGTAGCAATAGACCGTTCAATCACCAGCAGGGAGGTTTTTGAAATTGCTATATCTCTGGCAAAAACAACTGGAGCAAGCTTGATGCTGCTGCACGTTTTATCCAATGAAGAAAGACAAAATCCAACTCTGTTTGTCTACTCTAGTATCAGATACAATGTGATAAGCGAAGTACTTCTCAAAGCGTATGAAGAACAGTGGCAAAAATTTGAAGAAGAAGGATTAGAATTTTTGCGCTCCCTTGTTAAAGAAGCAACAACCGCAGGAGTTGACGCTGAATTTACCCAATTTTGGGGTAATCCTGGACAAGATATCTGCGACTTAGCCCAAGCATGGTCGGCAGATTTGATCTTGGTCGGTAGTAGAGGTTTGTCTGGTATTAAAGAGATGTTTCTAGGTAGCGTTAGTAATTATGTAACCCACCATGCCCCTTGCTCGGTTTTCATTGTGCATAAAACTGGCAACACCTCGTCATCTCTCTCGATCAATTCTGATTCTCAATCGTTTCAGGACAAGCAACGAGAATTAACTACTTCTACTTCTGAAAAATCAACTTTTAGAAAACGTGAATTTGTAGCTAAATCAATTTCTCAGTTGGAAAAAAAAATCCCAATCTTCAGCAAAATCTAA
- a CDS encoding MBL fold metallo-hydrolase, with protein MNHNQSICTVCGYNMIGDIPDVCPFCGANHNKFVSWDEAQQIYQVTPYRVNDYVTQLLSVPRLGLEHAAYRIETDDAAVWIDCPSVFDPDLKPVEAIYFTHKDFMGASNQYREAWDAKVYLHALDAKHPLARQFPVDQKFEGDFSEHGIEAFHIGGHTPGFTLYIYGKVLFICDYAFPPGSKMRFNPFGPQNETRKRAARILEIISERSLLTVCGYNFVTEFDSWHKNFKHLLEEHSRTVA; from the coding sequence ATGAATCATAATCAATCTATTTGCACTGTTTGTGGCTATAACATGATTGGCGATATACCTGATGTCTGTCCGTTTTGCGGAGCAAATCATAATAAGTTTGTTTCTTGGGATGAGGCACAACAGATCTATCAAGTAACACCGTATCGTGTAAATGACTACGTTACGCAGTTGCTATCCGTGCCTCGTCTTGGTTTAGAACACGCTGCTTATCGCATTGAAACAGATGATGCTGCTGTTTGGATTGATTGTCCCTCAGTATTCGATCCCGACTTGAAACCAGTAGAAGCGATCTACTTTACTCACAAGGATTTTATGGGTGCATCCAACCAGTATCGTGAAGCCTGGGATGCGAAAGTTTATCTGCACGCTCTCGATGCCAAACATCCACTTGCTAGACAATTTCCAGTCGATCAAAAATTTGAGGGTGACTTTAGCGAGCATGGTATTGAAGCTTTCCATATAGGTGGACATACGCCAGGTTTTACCCTGTATATCTATGGCAAGGTGTTGTTTATTTGCGACTATGCCTTTCCTCCAGGGTCGAAAATGCGATTTAACCCTTTTGGCCCGCAAAACGAAACACGTAAACGTGCAGCACGGATACTAGAAATTATTTCCGAGCGCTCGCTCTTAACCGTCTGCGGATATAATTTTGTTACAGAATTTGATAGCTGGCACAAGAATTTCAAGCATTTACTTGAAGAACATTCTCGCACAGTAGCTTAG
- a CDS encoding (2Fe-2S)-binding protein: MTTITFVKEDKEAIAAMGSNLREKALQNKVDIYTLGGKLRNCGGYGQCGTCVVEIAEGIENLSPKTDFEKRKLKKKPNNYRLACQAMVNGSVKVITKPKPSR; this comes from the coding sequence ATGACGACTATTACCTTTGTAAAAGAAGATAAAGAAGCGATCGCAGCGATGGGTTCTAATTTACGCGAGAAAGCCCTTCAAAATAAAGTTGATATTTATACCTTGGGAGGTAAACTAAGAAACTGTGGTGGGTATGGACAGTGTGGTACTTGCGTGGTTGAAATCGCCGAGGGAATAGAAAACTTGTCTCCCAAAACAGATTTTGAAAAACGTAAATTGAAGAAGAAACCAAATAATTATCGTTTAGCTTGTCAAGCTATGGTTAATGGTTCAGTCAAGGTTATAACTAAACCAAAACCTTCTCGTTAG
- a CDS encoding DUF3124 domain-containing protein produces the protein MKQYFYCYLIIVSIFLTGCNNAQPPQEPISQLKVVNLNNTVKLVRGQTVYVPVYSHIYYFDRDRIREFATTLSIRNTDLTNPIIVTSTSYHNTNGELVRKYLEQPVELNPLATTNFIVNLDDTTGGVGASFIVEWVATKEVSDPVVEAVMIHTPSTQGLSLISNGRVIKSWREEQK, from the coding sequence ATGAAGCAATATTTTTATTGTTATCTAATAATTGTCAGCATATTTTTGACAGGTTGTAATAATGCACAACCTCCACAAGAGCCTATTTCTCAATTGAAAGTCGTAAATTTAAATAACACGGTTAAGCTTGTCAGAGGTCAAACGGTTTACGTTCCTGTTTACTCGCATATTTATTATTTCGATCGCGATCGAATTCGAGAATTTGCTACTACACTGAGTATCCGCAATACGGATTTGACCAACCCAATTATTGTTACTTCGACAAGCTATCACAATACTAATGGCGAACTCGTTCGCAAGTATTTAGAGCAACCTGTAGAACTCAACCCTTTAGCAACAACAAATTTTATAGTTAATCTAGACGATACAACTGGCGGAGTTGGAGCGAGTTTTATTGTGGAATGGGTTGCTACCAAAGAAGTATCCGATCCTGTTGTTGAAGCAGTCATGATTCATACACCAAGCACTCAAGGACTTTCTTTAATTAGTAATGGTCGAGTTATCAAAAGTTGGAGGGAGGAGCAAAAATAA
- a CDS encoding cupin domain-containing protein, translated as MTVATANNSFNATLQDLIEYPTNGIDSKVLFKDNNSQYSLFCLAAGTDLDEHSSTRNAVITVIEGTGNLNLEGKDIALAPGVFIFIPANAPHTVQAKENLAFTLAFSEHFPAKKGVSQKTIEIVKSTAPVIKLHGKKITTRMYEIMFDTYPEVKAQFDLAAQANGTQPAKLATAVYSYATHIDDLESLKGMVDKIAHRHVQTYVLPEQYPIVGECLLQAIKDVLGDAATEEVMTAWIEAYQALAGVFINREQQIYQNAS; from the coding sequence ATGACAGTCGCAACAGCTAACAATTCTTTTAATGCTACATTACAGGATTTAATTGAATACCCCACCAATGGGATCGACAGTAAAGTTTTATTCAAAGATAACAACAGTCAATACAGCTTATTCTGTTTAGCAGCAGGTACAGATCTTGACGAACATTCCTCCACTCGTAATGCGGTCATAACTGTAATTGAAGGTACAGGAAATCTTAATTTAGAAGGAAAAGATATCGCTTTAGCCCCAGGAGTATTTATTTTTATACCTGCTAATGCACCCCATACAGTGCAAGCGAAAGAAAATCTAGCATTTACTCTGGCTTTTTCCGAACATTTTCCAGCGAAGAAGGGAGTTAGTCAAAAAACTATTGAGATCGTCAAATCCACCGCCCCCGTAATTAAACTACACGGTAAAAAAATTACTACTCGGATGTACGAAATTATGTTTGATACCTATCCAGAAGTGAAAGCACAGTTCGATCTGGCTGCACAGGCTAATGGGACTCAACCCGCTAAACTTGCTACTGCTGTTTATAGTTACGCTACTCATATTGACGATCTAGAATCTTTAAAAGGAATGGTAGATAAAATTGCTCATCGTCACGTACAAACCTATGTTTTACCAGAACAGTATCCGATAGTGGGAGAATGTTTGTTACAGGCAATTAAGGATGTGTTGGGAGATGCAGCGACCGAAGAAGTGATGACCGCTTGGATTGAAGCTTATCAAGCCTTAGCTGGGGTGTTTATTAATCGAGAACAACAAATCTATCAAAACGCTTCGTAA
- a CDS encoding class I SAM-dependent methyltransferase: MTTTLNFATVPGYQVLAAAGKRILRPGGKAATEQLFTWANFQPGETVLELAASCGESAIEITKRFNVRVVGIEKNPNSVAKARENIKAAGLSDQVTILEGDIFQLDKITDKFDYVLAEAILTMQSDVGKAAILSGIRNCLKPGGKFLSHEMFVRDHAEQVRKSLSKSIRVNANPLTVSEWSKACKDAGLNIQQQQTGKMGLLNLDQMIRDEGLLGTVKIISNVLTKPSLRHRVKKMRRSFQQQGKNIGYIVFISQ; this comes from the coding sequence ATGACAACTACTCTTAATTTTGCTACCGTCCCTGGTTATCAAGTCTTAGCAGCAGCAGGAAAGAGAATATTACGTCCTGGAGGAAAAGCAGCCACAGAACAATTGTTTACTTGGGCTAATTTCCAACCAGGAGAAACGGTATTAGAATTGGCAGCAAGCTGTGGCGAAAGTGCTATTGAAATAACTAAAAGATTTAACGTGCGTGTAGTGGGCATCGAAAAAAACCCTAATAGCGTGGCTAAAGCTAGGGAAAATATCAAAGCTGCGGGATTATCAGACCAAGTGACTATTTTAGAAGGAGATATTTTTCAATTAGATAAGATTACAGACAAGTTTGATTATGTCTTAGCCGAAGCGATCCTCACCATGCAGTCGGATGTAGGGAAAGCCGCGATATTATCAGGAATTAGAAACTGTCTCAAACCAGGGGGTAAGTTTCTTTCCCATGAAATGTTTGTCCGCGATCATGCTGAACAAGTGCGTAAAAGCTTATCTAAATCTATTCGAGTCAATGCTAATCCTTTAACTGTCTCGGAGTGGTCGAAGGCTTGTAAAGATGCTGGTTTAAATATACAGCAACAGCAAACAGGAAAAATGGGATTACTTAATCTCGATCAAATGATCAGGGATGAAGGTTTATTAGGAACAGTCAAAATTATCTCGAATGTTTTAACTAAACCCAGTCTGCGTCACAGAGTCAAAAAGATGCGCCGTAGCTTTCAACAACAGGGAAAAAACATCGGTTATATCGTTTTTATCAGTCAGTAG
- a CDS encoding HPP family protein gives MLLRNNTVRKKFSQKGTNKSVLRRWIRKFHSLRKSRKHQPKFSWQHILLSYVGSFIGIAVLAYLSVYSSYPLIAAPFGATAVLVFGVPDSPLAQPRNVIGGNLIGALTCVFLVHLFGTAPWVMALAVATTIKLMQLTRTVHPPSGAVALIGVLSSADWHFIFTPALAGSIGIVLVTIIFNNLAPGRPYPKHWL, from the coding sequence ATGCTGTTAAGAAATAATACGGTAAGAAAAAAATTCTCTCAAAAAGGCACTAATAAGAGTGTTTTAAGGCGTTGGATACGTAAATTTCACAGTTTGCGAAAGAGTCGAAAACACCAACCAAAATTTTCCTGGCAACATATTTTACTTTCTTATGTTGGTAGTTTTATTGGCATTGCAGTTTTAGCTTATCTTTCAGTTTATAGTTCTTATCCTTTGATTGCTGCACCTTTTGGAGCAACTGCGGTATTAGTGTTTGGTGTTCCTGATAGTCCCTTAGCTCAACCACGCAATGTTATTGGGGGAAATTTAATCGGTGCGTTGACCTGCGTATTTTTAGTACATTTATTTGGTACAGCCCCTTGGGTTATGGCTCTAGCGGTAGCTACTACGATTAAATTAATGCAATTAACTAGAACAGTACATCCACCATCAGGAGCAGTCGCTTTAATCGGAGTTTTGAGTAGTGCAGATTGGCACTTTATTTTTACTCCGGCTTTGGCGGGGTCGATCGGAATCGTTTTAGTTACTATAATTTTTAATAATTTGGCTCCTGGTAGACCTTATCCTAAACATTGGTTGTAA
- a CDS encoding DUF1830 domain-containing protein has protein sequence MNINSKITRNITNELDKKILCAYQNLSSNWQIIKITNIPNYYWEKAVLPGQKIVFITSIKAILKIFSADNITAILIDNISCQKLKIN, from the coding sequence ATGAATATTAACAGTAAAATTACCAGAAATATCACAAATGAGCTTGATAAAAAAATTTTATGTGCTTATCAAAATTTGAGTAGTAATTGGCAAATAATTAAGATTACCAATATACCCAACTACTATTGGGAAAAAGCAGTTTTACCTGGTCAAAAGATTGTTTTTATTACGTCAATTAAAGCTATCTTAAAAATTTTCTCCGCTGATAATATTACAGCCATCTTGATAGACAACATTTCCTGTCAGAAACTAAAAATAAATTAA